In Trifolium pratense cultivar HEN17-A07 linkage group LG7, ARS_RC_1.1, whole genome shotgun sequence, a genomic segment contains:
- the LOC123894240 gene encoding zinc transporter 4, chloroplastic-like, which translates to MFILEDLWQLLLQFLIGNTRFFSENESFIKLRESSSTSSSMANSTCGGAESDLCRDESAAFVLKFIAMASILLAGMAGIAIPLIGKHRRYLRTDGNAFVAAKAFAAGVILATGFVHMLSDATKALNSPCLPEFPWSKFPFTGFFAMVAALLTLLLDFLGTQYYERRQGLNRTVDEQTRVGTSLEEGNVEWNSGKVFGEEESGGMHIVGMHAHAAHHRHNHPHGNEACDGAGVVKEHGHAHAHAHAHAYDVDDEAGVRHVVVSQVLELGIVSHSVIIGLSLGVSQSPCAIRPLIAALSFHQFFEGFALGGCISQAQFKTSSATIMACFFALTTPIGVGIGTGIASVYNPYSPGALIAEGILDSLSAGILVYMALVDLIAADFLSKRMSCNFRLQIASYCMLFLGAGLMSSLAIWA; encoded by the exons ATGTTTATTCTCGAG gaTCTCTGGCAATTACTTCTCCAATTCCTCATCGGAAATACTCGCTTCTTCTCtg AAAACGAATCGTTCATCAAACTCAGagaatcatcatcaacatcatcatcaatggCGAATTCGACATGCGGAGGTGCTGAGTCAGACCTATGTAGAGACGAATCAGCCGCGTTCGTTCTCAAATTCATAGCTATGGCGTCGATTCTGTTAGCAGGAATGGCTGGAATCGCGATTCCATTAATCGGAAAACACCGTCGGTATCTTCGTACAGACGGAAACGCTTTCGTTGCCGCGAAAGCATTCGCGGCAGGTGTGATACTAGCAACAGGTTTTGTCCACATGTTATCTGATGCGACTAAAGCGCTTAATAGTCCTTGCTTACCGGAATTCCCGTGGTCGAAGTTTCCGTTTACTGGTTTTTTTGCCATGGTGGCGGCGCTTTTAACTCTTTTACTTGATTTCCTTGGAACTCAGTATTATGAACGGAGACAGGGGTTGAATCGTACGGTGGATGAGCAAACTAGGGTTGGAACTTCTTTGGAAGAAGGGAATGTTGAATGGAATTCAGGGAAGGTTTTTGGGGAAGAGGAGAGTGGTGGAATGCATATTGTTGGAATGCATGCACATGCGGCGCATCATAGACATAACCACCCTCATGGTAATGAAGCATGTGATGGTGCTGGTGTAGTGAAGGAACATGGCCATGCTCATGCTCACGCACACGCACACGCATATGATGTAGATGATGAAGCTGGCGTACGACACGTCGTCGTTTCACAG GTGTTGGAGCTTGGGATCGTGTCACATTCGGTGATAATCGGATTGTCTCTGGGAGTTTCACAAAGCCCATGTGCCATAAGGCCTCTAATTGCTGCATTATCCTTCCATCAGTTTTTTGAAGGGTTTGCACTTGGAGGGTGTATCTCCCAAGCTCAATTCAAGACCTCATCGGCAACGATAATGGCTTGTTTTTTTGCACTCACTACACCTATTGGTGTTGGCATTGGCACAGGCATTGCTTCAGTTTATAACCCTTACAGTCCTGGTGCACTCATAGCTGAAGGTATATTGGACTCATTGTCAGCAGGGATTTTAGTTTACATGGCTTTAGTTGACTTGATAGCTGCAGATTTTCTTAGCAAAAGAATGAGCTGTAATTTTAGGTTGCAGATAGCATCTTATTGTATGCTTTTCCTTGGAGCTGGGTTAATGTCTTCACTAGCAATATGGGCATGA